In one window of bacterium DNA:
- the kdsA gene encoding 3-deoxy-8-phosphooctulonate synthase, with protein MDLKVNPVTVGRVTIGGSGEGTGGGFGPLVLIAGPCVIEDPESCLEAAEGLAEICGRVGIDLIFKASYDKANRTSAGSYRGPGFDSGMEVLAGIRDKVGIPVTSDIHWPEQAGDAAAVLDILQIPAFLCRQTDLLTAAAATGKPVNVKKGQFLSPWDVKGISGKVNGGRNLVITERGTTFGYNNLVVDFRSFPVIRELGLPVVYDATHSLQLPGGLGSSSGGMREYIPHLCRAAVACGVDGIFMEVHPDPDRAPCDGPNMWPMDRLEALLRQLLAIRAAAGQDSSGADSP; from the coding sequence ATGGATCTGAAGGTGAACCCGGTCACCGTCGGCCGTGTGACCATTGGAGGATCAGGGGAAGGGACTGGAGGAGGTTTCGGACCCCTTGTCCTCATCGCGGGCCCCTGCGTCATCGAGGACCCGGAGAGCTGCCTCGAGGCGGCCGAGGGACTGGCGGAGATCTGCGGCCGGGTAGGGATCGACCTCATATTCAAGGCCTCCTACGACAAGGCCAACCGGACCTCCGCGGGGTCGTACCGCGGCCCCGGGTTCGACAGCGGGATGGAGGTCCTGGCGGGGATCAGGGACAAGGTCGGCATCCCCGTGACTTCCGACATCCACTGGCCGGAACAGGCGGGGGATGCCGCGGCTGTCCTGGACATCCTCCAGATCCCGGCGTTCCTCTGCCGGCAGACCGATCTCCTCACGGCCGCCGCGGCAACCGGAAAGCCGGTCAACGTCAAGAAGGGCCAGTTCCTCTCTCCCTGGGACGTCAAGGGGATATCGGGAAAGGTCAACGGCGGCAGGAACCTCGTCATCACCGAGAGGGGTACGACCTTCGGTTACAACAACCTGGTGGTGGATTTCAGATCTTTTCCCGTGATCCGGGAACTGGGGCTGCCCGTGGTCTACGACGCGACCCACAGCCTCCAGCTGCCAGGAGGGCTCGGCTCCTCTTCGGGGGGGATGCGGGAGTACATCCCACACCTGTGTCGGGCGGCCGTTGCCTGCGGCGTGGACGGGATCTTCATGGAAGTTCATCCGGATCCGGACCGGGCGCCATGCGACGGTCCCAACATGTGGCCCATGGACCGGCTCGAGGCCCTGCTCCGCCAGCTTCTGGCGATCCGGGCGGCTGCCGGGCAGGACAGTTCCGGAGCGGACAGTCCATGA
- a CDS encoding KpsF/GutQ family sugar-phosphate isomerase produces the protein MTGSIDRGKILAIARRVLEMEEGSLAALRARLGDEFATAVELLASCKGRVVFAGMGKSGLVCRKIVATFASTGTPALFLHPAEGGHGDLGMLAKGDILVAVSYSGESEELMRLLPAVRRLGVPIVAMTGSPGSTLAQRADVVLDISVTEEACPLGLAPTASTAVTMALGDALAVALLEIHGFTENDFAFFHPGGALGRKLLTVADIMHTGDRVPVVGPETAMKEALFEITSKQLGFTTVQDADGTLLGVVTDGDLRRSLERDDDPLAMKVRRVMTTTPKVINPEALAARALQLMESHSITALVVVDEGGHVAGVLHMHDILRAGIA, from the coding sequence ATGACCGGTTCTATCGACAGGGGAAAAATCCTCGCCATCGCCCGGAGAGTCCTGGAGATGGAGGAGGGCTCGCTGGCCGCCCTGCGGGCCAGGCTGGGTGACGAGTTCGCCACGGCTGTGGAACTCCTGGCATCCTGCAAGGGGAGGGTGGTTTTTGCCGGCATGGGGAAATCAGGGCTGGTGTGCCGCAAGATCGTGGCAACCTTCGCCAGCACGGGGACACCGGCTCTTTTTCTGCATCCGGCCGAGGGCGGCCACGGCGATCTGGGCATGCTGGCCAAAGGCGACATCCTCGTGGCCGTCTCCTACAGCGGCGAGAGCGAAGAACTCATGCGCCTCCTACCGGCCGTCAGGAGGCTGGGCGTCCCCATCGTCGCCATGACGGGAAGCCCGGGCTCCACCCTGGCCCAACGGGCGGACGTGGTCCTCGACATATCCGTGACGGAGGAGGCCTGCCCCCTGGGGCTCGCTCCCACGGCGAGCACGGCGGTGACCATGGCCCTCGGGGACGCACTGGCCGTTGCCCTGCTGGAGATCCACGGGTTCACCGAGAACGATTTCGCCTTTTTTCACCCCGGCGGAGCCCTGGGCAGAAAACTGCTCACGGTGGCGGATATCATGCACACCGGCGACCGGGTGCCTGTGGTCGGCCCGGAAACTGCCATGAAAGAGGCGCTTTTCGAGATCACCTCCAAGCAGCTCGGGTTCACCACCGTTCAGGATGCCGACGGAACCCTCCTGGGCGTGGTGACGGACGGGGACCTGCGCAGGTCCCTGGAAAGGGACGACGACCCCCTGGCCATGAAGGTGAGGCGGGTCATGACCACCACGCCGAAGGTCATCAACCCCGAGGCGCTGGCGGCGCGCGCCCTGCAGCTCATGGAGAGCCATTCCATAACCGCTCTCGTGGTCGTGGACGAAGGCGGTCATGTGGCCGGTGTGCTTCACATGCACGATATCTTGAGGGCGGGAATAGCTTAA